Sequence from the Desulfovibrionales bacterium genome:
GCGTCTCCCTGCTGGCGGCAGGTGGCATCCGCTGCAGCGCCGATGTAGTAAAGGCCATCGCCCTCGGCGCAGACGCGGTATATATCGGGACGGCAGCCTTGATCGCCGTCGGCTGTACTGTCTGCCAGCGTTGCTATACCGGTAAATGCCCCTGGGGTATCGCTACGAATGATCCATATCTTGCCAAGCGGATCAATCCGGATATTGCCCACCGGAGATTGGCCAACCTGATCCGGGCCTGGGGACATGAAATCCAGGAGATGCTGGGAGGCATGGGTCTCAATGCCATCGAGAGCCTGCGGGGCAACCGTGAGAAGCTTCGCGGTGTAGGGCTGAATGAAATGGAATTAAATATCCTCGGCATTAAACATGCTGGGGCATAGGTGTGTGCGAAGATGAAAAAGGTCTATGCAAGGGAAGACGTGTGTATCGGTTGCCGGCTCTGTGAACTCGCCTGTATCGTTGAACATTCTCTATCCAAAGACATCATAAGGGCCTTTAAGCAGGAAGAGAAAAGGCCTGCGCGCAATGTCGTGGAAGAATGCGGCCCGGTCTCGTTTTCTGTCCACTGCCGTCACTGTGACGAGCCGCCTTGTGTCCAGGTCTGTATTTCCGGGGCTATGGTCAAGGATGCAAAGACCGGAAGGGTCAGAAATATACCGGAAAAGTGCGTGGGCTGCTGGTCATGCGTCATGGCCTGCCCGTATGGAGTTATCAAAAGGGACACAAACCAGGGGAAGGTGATAAAATGCGACCTCTGCCCGGACCGCGATCTGCCGGCCTGTGTCTCCGCCTGCCCCAATGAGGCCCTGTTTTACGAGGAGAGATAGGCTTATGAAATATGTCATTATTGGAAATGGTGTAGCGGCCATAGGGGCGGTAGAAGGAATACGGCATACAGACCGGCAAAATCCGGTTACTATCATTGCCGCTGAGCCCTACGCCACATACGGTCGCCCCCTTATTGCCAACCTTTTGCGGGGAAAGATACATGTGGCAGACCTGGCCTACCGTCCGGAGGCATTCTACCGCGATAATAAGGTAACCCTCTTGCTGGGACGTACTGCCACAAAAATCGATGTCGCGGCGCGCCGGGCGCTATTGGAAGATGGAGACAAAGTCCCCTACGACAAACTCCTCATCGCCACGGGCGGCAAGCCTTTTATCCCGCCCATCCAGGGTAAAGACGGACCCGATGTCTATACCTTCACCACCCTCGATGACGCCGGGAAACTGGACGCATTGGTCGGTAAAATAAAACAAATCGTGGTTATCGGCGGGGGTCTTATCGGTCTTAAGGCCGCAGAAAGCCTCAATGATCGGGGTCTTAAGGTCGCTGTGGTCGAACTGGCCGACCGCATATTGAGCACCGCCTTTGACCAGACAGCCGGGAATATCATCGGCAAACGTTTGGCCGAGGCGGGTATAGAGGTCATTACCGAAAATTCAGTTAAAGAGATCGTACGCAAAAATGATCGGGTAAAAGGCATTAAACTGAACGACGGTCAAAGGCGGAGTTGCGAGGCTGTAGTAATAGCCATCGGGGTTATCCCCGACAAGGATATCGTCAAGGGAACCGGCATAGAGACAAATCGCGGCATAGTGGTCAACGACTATCTGGAGACATCTGTCGCCGGTATTTACGCAGCCGGAGACGTGGCCGAGGCCCTCGATCTTCTCTCCGGTGAAAGGCGTGTAGTGCCGATCTGGCCCAATGCCTATACCCAGGGACAGTACGCCGGCCGGAATATGGCCGGGGCCAGAGTGGCCTATAAGGGCGGGCTTCCCATGAATTCCATTGAGTTTTATGGTATTCCCACCATGTCCATGGGTATGGCCAATCCAGCCGGTGCCGGCTATGAGGTCATAACCAAACTTATCCCTGAAAAGAATGTCTATCGGAAGCTGGTCCTCAGGGATGGGATACTGGTCGGCGCCATGCTGATTGGCGAAGTAGAAAGGGCGGGGATACTGACCGGCCTCATCAGAAACAGGGTGAAGGTCAACAGTTTTAAAGAGGAATTAATGAAAGATACCCTTAGCCTTGGTTCTCTGCCCGGGGAAATACGGGCGGAGCGGTTAAGTAATCAAGAACTATACGGAGCCGCGTGATCATGAAGAGTTGGCAGTATCAAAAGGATATTTCCGGATGCGGACTTTCCGGAATCATCAATAAGAACGGGGAAAGGATCACGGGTGAAGGCATTATCTGCTCTATAGCCTGTCAACACGACAGAGGAAATGGCCTGGGCGGAGGGTTTGCAGCCTATGGTATCTATCCTGATTTTAAGGATCACTACGCCCTGCACATTATGGCGGATAATCTTGATGCCCTCCATGCGGCTGAAGGTTTCTTAAACCAGACCGTATCTGTCGTGCATCAGGAAAAGATCCCGACCCGGCCCAACAAATACATTACCGACCCGCCTATCCTGCGTCGTTATTTTGTTGAACCGGTGAAGGAAGGGGACAGGATATGTCGCTGGCCCGGCTTGAGTGACGATGACTATATAGTCCGCGTGGTGATGAATGTTAACCGGGACATTAAAGGCGCCTATATCTTTTCAAGCGGCAAAAATATGGGGGCCTTTAAAGGCGTGGGCTTCCCGGAAGATATCGCGGACTTTTACCGCCTGGACGAGTATGCCGGTTATATCTGGACGGCCCACAACCGGTTTCCGACCAATACGCCGGGCTGGTGGGGCGGCGCCCACCCCTTTACCATCCTGGACTGGTCAATCGTGCATAACGGCGAGATTTCTTCCTACGGCATCAACAAGCGTTATCTGGAGATGTTCGGGTACCACTGCACCCTGCTTACGGATACAGAAGTAGTGGCCTATCTCCTTGATCTCATCATCCGAAGGCATGGGTTGCCTGTAGAACTGGCCTGTAAGGTCTTTGCCCCGCCATTCTGGCAGGAAATCGACCGAATGGACAAAGAATCAAAGAGGCTCTTTACGGCTATTCGTATGGTCTATGGCAGCGGCCTGTTAAACGGCCCCTTTGCCATCCTCTTTGCATACAACGGGGGTCTGGTGGGCCTTAATGATCGGGTAAAGCTGCGCCCTCTGGTCGCTGCCGTCAAAGGGGACACGGTTTATATGGCCAGCGAAGAATCGGCTATCCGCGCTATCTGCCCTGATCCGGAAAAGGTCTGGGCGCCCAAGGCCGGAGAGCCGGTTATTGTAACTATGAACAAGGGCGTTTCCACGACGAAAAAACAGCCCGGGATAAGCCCGGCCTGTGCCGGAGCAAGATAATTTTTATGAGAGACAAGGCAGAGAACCCTATGGAAATTAACGCGCAAGGAATTTACTATAAAGACTTAAACGATATGATAAGAAAGGCCGTAGGGAATGGAGAGGAAAATTTTATCCTGAGAAATGTCAACGGCCAGCGTTACATCGCGGATGGCATAAGCAAAAAAATCAGCATGGAGGTCTATGGCGTTCCGGGACAGGACCTGGGGGCCTTCATGAAGGGACCACACGTCGTAGTTCACGGCAATGCCCAGGACGGGGTGGGCAACACCATGGACGTCGGCAAGATCGTTGTCGAAGGCATGGCCGGAGATGTCGTAGGCTACGGGATGAGGGGCGGAAGGATTCATATCAAAGGCGACGCCGGCTACCGCGTCGGTATCCACATGAAGGCCTACCAGGACAAGATCCCGGTGATCGTTATCGGCGGCAAGGCCGGAGATTTTCTTGGTGAATACATGGCGGGAGGAGTAATCATCCTACTGGGCATGTTCAGTCAGGATGCCGCCAAACCCATAGCGGGTATCTTTATGGGCACCGGCATGCACGGCGGGGTTATATACGTCCGGGGCGAGGTCGATCCTCATCAACTGGGATTTGGGCTAATTCCCAAAGAGTTAGACGGCGAGGACCAAAAAACCCTTAAAATGTATCTTAAAGAATACTGCGACGACCTGGATATCGATCTTCGAAAGGTATTATCTGTGCCATTCAGGAAGGTAGTCCCTTTCTCACACCGACCTTATGGGAATATGTATGCATACTAAGCGGTCGGCTCCCGGCAGGATAAGAGGCGCGGATATAAACGCGCTGCTGACGGCAGAAGGCTGAATACTTAACAAGTCCGGCGCGAGTCATGGTCCACCGAAAAGAAAAGAGTCGTGAGATAGGGGAGCTTACCTGCCTCTACGAGATCGCCAAAGCCCTGGGCGCCTCTCTGGACCTGAGGGCCTCTCTGCATAGCACCCTCGACATACTGGCAAAAAAACTGGGTATGACCAGGGGTACAATCACCATTCTCAATCCCATGACCGCCGAACTCCAGATTGAAGTGGCGCATGGATTGACTGCCGAGGCCCGCAGGCGCGGCAGATACAAACTAGGTGAAGGGGTCACCGGCAAAGTAGTGGAATCCGGAGAGCCTATGGTTGTCCCCAGAATCAGTGAAGAACCCTTATTTCTTAATCGAACCCGCTCCCGGGGGGATCTGGCCAAACAGGATATCTCCTTTATTTGTGTGCCGATAAAGGCCGCCCAGAAAACGGTAGGGGCCTTGAGTGTGGACAGGCTCTTCCAGACAGACGTCTCGTTAGATGAAGACCTGAGACTTCTGACCATCATTTCCTCCCTGATTGCCCAGACGGTAATCAAGATACAGACGATGGAGAAAGAAAAGGAACTCCTGATCAACGAAAATCTGGAGTTGAGGCACCGGCTGACCGACAAGTACAGTATTTCCCATATCGTGGGAAACAGCAGCCGGATGAAGGAGGTCTATGAGATGATCTCCAGGGTGGCCGGAAGCAACGCTACGGTGCTCATCCGGGGAGAGAGCGGCACCGGCAAAGAACTGGTGGCCCATGCCCTCCACTATAACAGTCGCCGGGCCCATAAACCATTTATCAAGGTCAATTGCTCGGCCTTGCCGGAAACCCTCATTGAAAGCGAACTGTTTGGCCATGAGAAAGGCGCTTTTACCGGGGCCATCCATCAAAAAAAGGGACGCTTCGAATTGGCTGAAGGAGGCTCTATATTCCTGGATGAAGTGGGCGAACTCAGCCAGAACATTCAGATCAAGTTGCTGCGCGTCATCCAGGAGCATGAATTCGAGCGTCTGGGCGGTACGCAAACGATTCACTGTGACGTTCGGATAATTGCCGCGACCAATAAGGATCTTGAAGAGGCGCTCAGCAAAGGAACGTTCAGGGAAGACCTCTACTACCGCCTCAATGTCTTTCCCATCCATATGCCGCCATTAAGGGAACGGAGAACTGATATTCTGCTCCTGGCCGAACATTTTTTAGAAAGGTTCTGCCGCGAAAACAATAAAAATATCCGCCGTATTTCCACACCGGCCATTGATATGCTCATGCAATACCACTGGCCGGGCAACGTTCGGGAGCTTCAAAACTGCATGGAAAGGGCCATCCTGGTCTGTGATGAAGAGGTTATAAAGAGCTACCATCTTCCTCCGACGTTGCAGACGCCGGGCAGCTCCAGGACCCATAGTCGCCTCTCCCTGGCCGAAGCGGTGGATAACACTGAGAAAGAGATGATTATAGAGGCATTGAAGGAGACCAGGGGCAATCAGTCCCGGGCGGCTCAATACCTGGATACGAGCCTGCGTATTCTGAATTACAAGATTCACAAGTATGGACTGGACCCAAAACAGTTCAAGGTAGGTTAAATCTCAAGACATATCTCTGCGCCCAACCGCCCTCCCCTGCCGCCCACAAGGCAAGCCCGCCGGAAAAAGGCAAGGGCAATCTATCCCGAATGCACCGACAGGCATTCATTACAATTTTGTAAAAAGTGCGCTGCCGTTATCACAAAACTGTAAAAAATATTTTATGAATAGCCACCCGACAAAAACTTAATTGTCTGTTTCTGCTGCTTTTTTTAGGATGGCATGGATGGTGCTTTTATCCTCAATCAAAAACATTGAAAGGGGAAAGTAGCGGTTATGGTTAACTCTGTAGATACTATGTTTGTTTTGCTTTCGGCAGCCATGGTCATGTTTATGACCCCGGGGCTGGCGCTATTCTACGGGGGCATGGTCCGGGGCAAGAATGTCCTGGGGACTATTATGCAGAGTTTCGTAATACTTGCGCTGA
This genomic interval carries:
- a CDS encoding 4Fe-4S dicluster domain-containing protein, with protein sequence MKKVYAREDVCIGCRLCELACIVEHSLSKDIIRAFKQEEKRPARNVVEECGPVSFSVHCRHCDEPPCVQVCISGAMVKDAKTGRVRNIPEKCVGCWSCVMACPYGVIKRDTNQGKVIKCDLCPDRDLPACVSACPNEALFYEER
- a CDS encoding FAD-dependent oxidoreductase, which translates into the protein MKYVIIGNGVAAIGAVEGIRHTDRQNPVTIIAAEPYATYGRPLIANLLRGKIHVADLAYRPEAFYRDNKVTLLLGRTATKIDVAARRALLEDGDKVPYDKLLIATGGKPFIPPIQGKDGPDVYTFTTLDDAGKLDALVGKIKQIVVIGGGLIGLKAAESLNDRGLKVAVVELADRILSTAFDQTAGNIIGKRLAEAGIEVITENSVKEIVRKNDRVKGIKLNDGQRRSCEAVVIAIGVIPDKDIVKGTGIETNRGIVVNDYLETSVAGIYAAGDVAEALDLLSGERRVVPIWPNAYTQGQYAGRNMAGARVAYKGGLPMNSIEFYGIPTMSMGMANPAGAGYEVITKLIPEKNVYRKLVLRDGILVGAMLIGEVERAGILTGLIRNRVKVNSFKEELMKDTLSLGSLPGEIRAERLSNQELYGAA
- a CDS encoding glutamine amidotransferase family protein — encoded protein: MKSWQYQKDISGCGLSGIINKNGERITGEGIICSIACQHDRGNGLGGGFAAYGIYPDFKDHYALHIMADNLDALHAAEGFLNQTVSVVHQEKIPTRPNKYITDPPILRRYFVEPVKEGDRICRWPGLSDDDYIVRVVMNVNRDIKGAYIFSSGKNMGAFKGVGFPEDIADFYRLDEYAGYIWTAHNRFPTNTPGWWGGAHPFTILDWSIVHNGEISSYGINKRYLEMFGYHCTLLTDTEVVAYLLDLIIRRHGLPVELACKVFAPPFWQEIDRMDKESKRLFTAIRMVYGSGLLNGPFAILFAYNGGLVGLNDRVKLRPLVAAVKGDTVYMASEESAIRAICPDPEKVWAPKAGEPVIVTMNKGVSTTKKQPGISPACAGAR
- the nifA gene encoding nif-specific transcriptional activator NifA; amino-acid sequence: MVHRKEKSREIGELTCLYEIAKALGASLDLRASLHSTLDILAKKLGMTRGTITILNPMTAELQIEVAHGLTAEARRRGRYKLGEGVTGKVVESGEPMVVPRISEEPLFLNRTRSRGDLAKQDISFICVPIKAAQKTVGALSVDRLFQTDVSLDEDLRLLTIISSLIAQTVIKIQTMEKEKELLINENLELRHRLTDKYSISHIVGNSSRMKEVYEMISRVAGSNATVLIRGESGTGKELVAHALHYNSRRAHKPFIKVNCSALPETLIESELFGHEKGAFTGAIHQKKGRFELAEGGSIFLDEVGELSQNIQIKLLRVIQEHEFERLGGTQTIHCDVRIIAATNKDLEEALSKGTFREDLYYRLNVFPIHMPPLRERRTDILLLAEHFLERFCRENNKNIRRISTPAIDMLMQYHWPGNVRELQNCMERAILVCDEEVIKSYHLPPTLQTPGSSRTHSRLSLAEAVDNTEKEMIIEALKETRGNQSRAAQYLDTSLRILNYKIHKYGLDPKQFKVG